From the Acidimicrobiales bacterium genome, the window TCCACGTCAGCGCCGATCCGGCGAGCCGCTTCGAGACGATCCTCGGCGAGTACCCCCGACCGGGCTCATCCGGCCGCGGCGTCCTCAACGATGCGGCCGCGCTCGCGTCCACCGCAGGTGCCAACTTCTCCTCGATGCTCGAGCACAACACCAATCCTGCCGAGCAGATTCTCGCGACGGCCGATGAGGTCGCCGCAGACCTCGTGGTGATCTCGGGCGCCAGCCGCACGAGCGACGGCACCCTCTTCCTCGGCCACACCATCCGCCACGTCATCGACAACGCCGCGGCAACACTCATCGTCGCCCTCGTCCCGGAGCGGGATCGACCGGCCGACGACCACCTCGCCGCGGCATCGGGTGGAACCTCCACGACGGAAGAACCGGGTACTCGAAACCACGCCGATCCGCCCACGTGATCTCCGGAATCCACGCCACGCGCACCTCGGGAGGCCACCATGTCACGGTGATTCGCCCTGCCATCTCCCGCCACCGTCGACCGTCGGCACTGCTCGCCACGGCGATCTCCGTCGCCGTCGTCGCCTCGTCGTGTGGCTCCGACAGTGCCGGAGACCTCGTCGCGACGACCTCGACGGCTGCCGTCGTCGACACGACCACGACGATCGACACGACGACGACCGACACGACGACGACCATCGCGCCGGCCGCCGACCCGATCGTCGCCGCCACGCTTTCGGCCTATTCGAACTGGTCGACACCGACCCGTGCGTCGGTCGACGAGCGCGGCCTGACCACCGACGAGTGGGTCGACGTCGCCGACGACAGCACCAAGACCAGCGTCGCGTGTGCGCCGGCCGCGCTCCCCCAGCTCAGCCGGTCGTTCGACCAGTTCCCTGCGTTCGGGTTCTCCGGAACACTCGCGCCCGGCCTGGTCGTCGAGGGGGCAGGGGTCGAGCCCGGCGACCTTCGGGTCGTGCCGTTGGGGCGGGCCCCGCTGACCCTCGTGTCGAGCCTCGCCTCGGAGAATCCGACCGTCGTGGTCGACGATCCGGACTCGACCTCTCTCGCCGAAGCGGTGGCCCGGCTCAAGCGTGATGCCGACGCCCGCCTCACCGGCATCGACGTCGTCCCGAGCGACATCACCTACACCAGAACGGAAACCCACAGCTTCGAGCAGTCGTCACTCGAGATCGGGGTGTCCCTTCGCTACGACGGTCCGCTCCGTCAGGCCGGCCTCGACTCCTCGTTCAACCAGGAGTCACAGACCGAGAAGCACTCGATCGCCGTGCAGCTCATCCAGCCGATGTACACCATCCGGATGGCCGACGACGCCGTGCGGACCGCCGGCGACTTCTTCTCTGCCGACGTGACTCCGCTCGACGTCGAGGCGCTGGTCGACTCCGGCGAAGTCGGCCCCGACAACCCGCCCCTGGTGATCGACGAGGTCACCTACGGCCGCGTCATGTACTTCACGATGACGAGCACGAGCGCAACGAGCGCCCAGGACCTGATGATCGCCGTCGACGCGGCACAGGCCAAGTTCTCCGGCAGCGCCGAGCTGACCGAAGAGCAGCGTCAGACGCTCTCCACCAGCGACATCGCGATGCTCTCCTACGGCGGCGACCAGAGCCTGGCCCTCGGGGCGATCAAGAGCGGCGATCTCGGCCAGTTCTTCGGTCCGGCCAACACCACCACGGCCGCGCCGTTGTCGTTCTCGCTGCGCACCCTGGGCGGCCAGCTCGTGGAGGTCGCCGACACGGCCGACCTGCAGCAGTTGTTGTGCAGCCGCACGGAGATCCCCTACTCGTTCAACGTCTCGGTCTCGAACATCACCGGGCGGGTCCGCGTGCTCGTCAATGGCGCCGAGGTGCTCGATGCGGCGAACACGCCCGACAACCTGCTCACGCTCTTCACCAACGAGTTCCGGCCCGGAAGCGGCAGTGCCAACATCGACAGCAAGCTCCAGCCCGGGATCGACAATGTCGTCGAGGTGAAGTTCGATCGGCTCACCTGTGTCGACGCCCAGTTCAGCCTGCGCATCGACCGCGACGGCACCAACGTCATCAACAAGTCCTTGTCGCCACGATGCGCCTTCTTCTTCACGTGGGAGTACGGCATCGACACCACGACGGGTCGGATCACGGACAACAACGACTACTGAGGCCGACGGTCTCCGGGGCCGAGCCAACGGACCCCGGCCCACGAGCCGAGGAGGCCGCCCGTGCTCGAGAGCACGAGATCGCCGATCGTGTCGCCGTAGGTGAGGGAGAGTCCGTCGGCGCCGCCGATGCCGTCGGTGGACACCAACCACTCGAATGCCTCCCACCCGACGATGGCGAGGGCGCCGAAGCCGTAGCCGAGCAGGAGCGCATCGCGCCGGTCGCCGACGTTGCGGAACCGGAACGCGTGGAACGCGGCGACGAGGGCGATCCAGTTGACGAAGTGCAACACGTCGTCGGTCGACGCGGCGGCGTCGTAGATGCCCAGCAGGTTGCCGAGGGTGTCGAGCAGGAAGGGCAGCGCCAGCAGGGCGTCGGCGACATGCGGGTAGGGATCCCACTTCCGTCGACGGGCGATCAGCGGGACCAGGACGGCACTGGCGAGGAAGATGGGCGCCCGCGCCGGCATGGCCTTGCCGTCGAGATGGTCGAGCGGCACCAGCAACGCGATCGCGAACGCTCCGAACAACGCACACTTCACCGCGGCGTTCACGCGTGCTGCGGCCGGCGTCGGATCGAGAAGGCGAACGCCGGTGGTCATGACGCCGACGTCGCGATGCTCAGCCGCGGCCGGCGTCGTCGATGGCGGCGATGAGAGCGGCCGCTCCCTCGTCGAGCTCCGCCGCGGTCACGTTGAGCATCGGTGCGATCCGGATGACGTTGCCGTACAGGCCGCCCTTGCCGACGAGCACGCCGTGGCGACGGCAGCCCTCCAACACCGCAGCCGCTCGCACCGTGTCGGGCTGCAACGAGCCTTCGTGGACGAACTCGAGCGCCTGCATCAGCCCCTTGCCCCGGAGCTCGGCGATCCACGGAGTCGCCTCGACGACCGGCGTGAGGTGGGCCGCCAGCCGTTCGCCCATCGCGAGCGCGTTGGCCTGCATGCCCTCCTCCTCGACCGCTTCGAGGGTGGCCAGGGCCGCAGCGCAGGCGAGCGGGTTGCCGCCGAACGTGGAGAACGACGTGACCTCGATCGTGTCCATGATCTCGGCTCTGGCCACGACGCCGGCGAGGCCGACTCCGTTGCCGACCCCCTTGGCGAACGTGAGCATGTCGGGCACCACGCCGTGCGCCTCGTAGCCCCAGTAGTGCTCCCCCGTGCGGCCCCAACCGGTCTGCACCTCGTCGGAGATCAGGAGAATGCCGCGAGCGTCGAGTTCCTTCGCGAAGGCACCGAAGAACCCGTCGGGCGGTGCGGCGAACCCACCGACGCCCTGGATCGGCTCGGCGATCAGGCATGCCACCTGACCGGCCGTGACCATGTCGAGCACCTGGACCAGATCGTCGACGCACGCCTGGGTGAAGGCGGCGTCGTCCATCTCGCGAAACGGGCTCCGCAGCCGGTAGCCGCCCTGGATGAAGCTGACGTCGAGACCCGAGATCGAGGTCGACGACCACGAGCTGTGCGAGGTGACCGCCTGCGCGGTGAACGACCGACCGTGGTAGCTGTTGCGCATCGCCAGCACCTGATTGGACTTCCGAAAGGAGGTCGCCAACAGGAGCGCGGTGTCGTTGGCCTCGGTGCCCGACGCGGTGAAGAACACCCGCGCGTCGGGGATCCCCGACAGGGCCGTGATCTTCTCCGCCAACGCGATCATCGGCTCACTGAGGTACAGCGTGGACGTGTGCATCACCTTGGCGGCCTGCGCCTGCACGGCAGCGACCACCTTCGGGTGGGCATGGCCGATCATGGTCGTGAGAACGCCACCGAAGAAGTCGAGGTAGCGGTCGCCCTCACGAGTGAAGACGTAGCTCCCCTCCCCCCGATCGATCGAGATGGGTTCGGCATACATCGGCCGCACGAACGACGGAAGGCTGGCGCGATAGCGGGCGAAGAGATCGTCGGTCATCGCGCCGAACATTACGCCATCGGCGGTCAGGTCACTGCGGAACGGTCGTTGTCGAACTGCTCGTGAACGCCGGATTCGACGACACGCGCCAGTCGCTCGACCGCGGTGTGGACATCGAGGAACGAAGTGGTGAGCGGCGACAGGCCGAGCCGGATGTTGTCTGGGGCCCGGAAGTCGGGCACGACCCGGCCCACCTCGATCAGGGCGCGGGTGATCCGCCAGGCATCGGGGTGGGCGAGCGCGGCGTGGGCACCTCGACGACCCGGATCGGTCGGCGACGCCCAGGCGAACCCCAGCGGCGCGAGCCGCGATGACCAGAGTTCACCGGCCTGCGCAACGAGTGCTCGGCCCTTCGCCGCGATCCCTGGCATTCCCGCCTCGACCACCAGGTCGATGCCCGGCTCCGCGCCGGCCA encodes:
- a CDS encoding thiol-activated cytolysin family protein, which produces MIRPAISRHRRPSALLATAISVAVVASSCGSDSAGDLVATTSTAAVVDTTTTIDTTTTDTTTTIAPAADPIVAATLSAYSNWSTPTRASVDERGLTTDEWVDVADDSTKTSVACAPAALPQLSRSFDQFPAFGFSGTLAPGLVVEGAGVEPGDLRVVPLGRAPLTLVSSLASENPTVVVDDPDSTSLAEAVARLKRDADARLTGIDVVPSDITYTRTETHSFEQSSLEIGVSLRYDGPLRQAGLDSSFNQESQTEKHSIAVQLIQPMYTIRMADDAVRTAGDFFSADVTPLDVEALVDSGEVGPDNPPLVIDEVTYGRVMYFTMTSTSATSAQDLMIAVDAAQAKFSGSAELTEEQRQTLSTSDIAMLSYGGDQSLALGAIKSGDLGQFFGPANTTTAAPLSFSLRTLGGQLVEVADTADLQQLLCSRTEIPYSFNVSVSNITGRVRVLVNGAEVLDAANTPDNLLTLFTNEFRPGSGSANIDSKLQPGIDNVVEVKFDRLTCVDAQFSLRIDRDGTNVINKSLSPRCAFFFTWEYGIDTTTGRITDNNDY
- a CDS encoding aminotransferase class III-fold pyridoxal phosphate-dependent enzyme, translating into MTDDLFARYRASLPSFVRPMYAEPISIDRGEGSYVFTREGDRYLDFFGGVLTTMIGHAHPKVVAAVQAQAAKVMHTSTLYLSEPMIALAEKITALSGIPDARVFFTASGTEANDTALLLATSFRKSNQVLAMRNSYHGRSFTAQAVTSHSSWSSTSISGLDVSFIQGGYRLRSPFREMDDAAFTQACVDDLVQVLDMVTAGQVACLIAEPIQGVGGFAAPPDGFFGAFAKELDARGILLISDEVQTGWGRTGEHYWGYEAHGVVPDMLTFAKGVGNGVGLAGVVARAEIMDTIEVTSFSTFGGNPLACAAALATLEAVEEEGMQANALAMGERLAAHLTPVVEATPWIAELRGKGLMQALEFVHEGSLQPDTVRAAAVLEGCRRHGVLVGKGGLYGNVIRIAPMLNVTAAELDEGAAALIAAIDDAGRG